A stretch of DNA from Erwinia aphidicola:
GGTCGATGCCCCGGTTTCCGGGACTAAAGCTCCGGCAGAGCAGGGAAAAATTCTGGTACTCGCCAGCGGCGATCGTGGGCGTGCTGCCGCAGTTGAACCGGTGTTTGCTGCCATTTCGAAAGGGGCGAAATGGCTGGGTGAAGCAGGAGCCGGTTCCAGAATGAAGCTGGTGGCTAACGCCTGGCTGGTGTCTATGGTGCAGGGGCTGGCAGAAAGTACGCGTCTGGCCGAGCAGTTAGGTTTCTCGCCGGACGATTTCTGGCAGGTGCTGGATGGCGGCCCGCTGGCTGCGCCCTACGTTAAGGGCAAGCTGGCGATGATTGCAGAAGGGGAGTACCCGGCGCAAATGCAGCTGACGTGGGCGTTAAAGGATGCTCGCCTGGCGCTTGATGCTGCTGGAAACCAGCCGCTGCCGGGCCTCAAGGCGATTGCCACCCAGTGGCAGGGCGCGGTGGATGCCGGTTACGGGGATAAAGACCTGTCGGTGGTGTATCGCTATTTGCAGGACGGCGCTAAAAAAGCCTGAGCAGACTTAAGGCACTTGCGGGTGCCTGTTAATAAAGCCCCGTAAATCATCATGATATCGCCAATAGCCCATATCGCTTAGTGGGTGGCTTCAAAAATGCAACAATGTTTGTTATATTATCGAAATAGTGTTTTTATATTTGACTGATTTTTAATGCTTTTATTACCGTTATTCATCCGCAGATGAACAGCAAAAAGCAAGGATCACATCATGCTTGATATTCGTTTTCCTACCGCCCTGCAGATGGTGTTATGCATTGCCAAGGCGGATCGCGAAGGGCTTCGCTGCACCAGCAAAATTCTGGCTGATGGTCTTAAGGCCAACCCGAGTTTTGTGCGCAAAATGATGGTGCCGCTGACCCGCGACGGTATTATTGTCTCTACGCTGGGGCGCTGTGGCACCACGCGGCTGGGCCGCCCGGCAGAAGAGATCACCCTGTGTGATATCTACACTTCGGTGATTGAAGATAAGCCGCTGATGGCGGGGCGCCCGGAAGTGGAGCCATGCTGTGTGGTGAGCGCCAATGCCTGCTGGTACTTTAAACAGCTGGCGAAAGAGGCTGAACAGGCCTCGCTGGACGTGCTGGCTAAACGCACCGTAGCCGATGCTCTGCATGACATTCTGCAACGCAGCGAAGTGAGCGAACCAGAACCGCAGCGCTGCGCCTCCTGATTTAACTCCCTGACTCATCCTTCCCGAATCCTGTTGGGGTGACCCGTTTACTGGTCGCCCCTGAGTTCTGCCAGATCGCACTTATTCCTAAATTTAATGCAACAATAAAACTTGCATTATAGCCGTTCCTGTCTTAACTTTATTAAGTGCATTCGTCAAAGTTACCTTTTACACCTGACAGTGAGACAGGTCAAGGCAACGCAAAGATCGATAAAAAAACCGCGTCAAAAAACAGAATCAGGGGAACACCGATGAGCCATGATGATTTTATTAGCGATCTGGTTAAGTGGATCGACACTCACATTGAAGGGAAGATGGATTTAGACACCGTGGCCACGCGCGCCGGCTACTCGAAATGGCACCTGCAGCGCATGTTCAAACAGCATACTGGCTATGCCCTTGGTGAATATATCCGTGAACGCCGTCTGAAAAAATCCGCTGAACGCCTCGCACGGGGCGGTGAGCCGATTCTGGATGTGGCGATCAGTTTTGGTTTTGACTCCCAGCAGTCCTTTAACCGCAGCTTCAAGCGCCAGTTCGGCCAGTCGCCGGGCGCATGGCGCCGCCAGGTGCAGATTGCTGCACATGCCTGACAGATTGGGCCGTGGGAAAACCCCTTCGGCCCTGTGTTTTTGTTGCCACAATTCCTCTTCGCTTTAACTCCCGTTTATTCAGCCCAACCTTAGCAGGGCATAGTATACTGTCTGAATTCGCTTCATTTTTTTCCTTTAAGACAGGACTTGTCATGGAAATACGGAATGTTAATCGGTCGCAGCTCTGTCAGGCCGCCAGTTATGGCCTGATTTTTATCGCGCTGTTCGCCATCTTCCCCCTGCGTTTACTGCCCTGTTTTCTCGCCGGGTTTATCGTCTATGAAACTATCCTGGCCCTGACTCCGCTGGTTGAGCGGCTAGTGAAAGGGCAGATAGCCCGCTGGATCAGCATCCTGTTCCTCAGCGTGGTGGTTATCCTCGCGCTGGTGACCGGCATCACCAAACTGATTGGCTTCCTGCTGCACGATTTCCAGAACCCCGCCGCTTTCCACGCTACCGCCACCAAGCTGCTTGAAGATGCCCAGCGCACGCTGTCCCCGGTGATCGTGCGCTATCTGCCCTCGGACATCGACGAGCTGCAAAATCAGGTCGTCACCTGGCTGCGTGAGCATCTGGTGGTGGTGCAAACCTTTGGCCGCACGGCGGCGCATACCTTTGCCACCATGCTGATCGGCATGCTGCTGGGGGCGATTATCTCGCTGCGTAACAGTAGCGGCCAGCGCCCGGAAGCGCCGCTGAAGCAGGCGATGCTTGACCGCCTGACTACGCTGGCTGCCGCCTTCCACAACGTGGTGTTTGCGCAGATCAAAGTCTCGCTGGTGAATACCGTGCTGACCTGCGGTTTCCTGTTTGGCATCCTGCCGCTGTTCGGGCTGCATTTCCCGTTTGCCAAAACCGTGGTAGTGCTGACCTTTATCGCCGGGCTGCTGCCGATTATTGGTAACCTGATTTCCAATACGGTGATTGTGCTGATCGGTCTCTCGATTTCGCTGGAAGCGGCGCTGATCGCCCTGATTTACCTGATCCTGATCCACAAGCTGGAATACTTCATTAATGCGCGCATCTTTGGCAGCCGCATCAGCGCCAAGACCTGGGAGATCCTGCTGGCGATGCTGGTGTTTGAATCCGCTTTTGGGCTGGCTGGCGTGGTGGCTGCGCCGGTTTATTACGCCTATCTGAAAGCTGAACTGCGTATCGCTCATCTGATTTAATCCTGAACCATTTCGGCCGGATGCTTCCGGCCGCGAGACGGAGTTTTCATGCCGCTGATAGCCACGCTGCTGCACCAGATACTGATTGCCATGCCGCTGTTTGTCCTGATTGCACTGGGCTGGCTGCTGGTGCGCTGGCGTCACTGGCCGGAAAGCATTACCGAAGCAATTAACCGCCTGGTGTTTCGCGTCGCGCTTCCGGCGATGCTGTTCCGCCTGATGTGCGACTTCAGTAAGGGCCCGCCGGTTGATGGCCGCCTGCTGATTGCCTTTTTCGGCGGCTGCCTGCTGGTGTTCGCACTGGGTAGGGTAGTTGCTTCACGCCTGTTTAAGCTTGATGGCATTGCCGGTTCAGTATTCGCGCTGGGCGGAATTTTTTCCAATAATGTGCTGCTCGGCTTGCCCATTGCCCGCGTCATGCTGGGGGATGCGGCTATCCCATCGGTTGCGCTGGTGCTGGTGTTCAACGGCCTGATCCTGTGGACGCTGGCAACGGTTTCGGTAGAGTGGTTTAAGCACGGCGCGCTGAATCTCAAAGGCTTTGGTAATACCGCGAAAAGCGTGCTTAAAAATCCGCTGATTATCGGCATCCTTTCCGGCACCGCGTTTAGCCTGAGCGGGCTGCCGCTGCCGCAAATGGTTGACCAGCCTGTCACCATGCTCGGCCAGATCGCCGTGCCGCTGGCGCTGGTCGCGCTGGGGATGAGCCTGGCCGGCTACCGCATCAAAGAAGGGCTGGCCATCAGCTACGCGCTAAGCACCATCAAGCTGATTGTCCAGCCGCTGGTAGTCTGGGGGCTGGCATGGGCGATCGGGCTGCCGCCGCTGGAGAGCAAAGTGGTGGTGCTGCTGGCTTCGATGTCGGTCGGGGTCAATGTCTACCTGATGTCGCAGCAGTTCAACGCGCTGACCGGCC
This window harbors:
- a CDS encoding AEC family transporter; this encodes MPLIATLLHQILIAMPLFVLIALGWLLVRWRHWPESITEAINRLVFRVALPAMLFRLMCDFSKGPPVDGRLLIAFFGGCLLVFALGRVVASRLFKLDGIAGSVFALGGIFSNNVLLGLPIARVMLGDAAIPSVALVLVFNGLILWTLATVSVEWFKHGALNLKGFGNTAKSVLKNPLIIGILSGTAFSLSGLPLPQMVDQPVTMLGQIAVPLALVALGMSLAGYRIKEGLAISYALSTIKLIVQPLVVWGLAWAIGLPPLESKVVVLLASMSVGVNVYLMSQQFNALTGPAATSMLLTTLFSALTTPLFMLLMELAYHGKA
- a CDS encoding NAD(P)-dependent oxidoreductase; the encoded protein is MNQLPTVAVLGLGAMGHAFAANLLKNSFSVSAWNRTRSRGEDLESAGLTLCDSPQEAVANADVVLVMLSDGATTLAACKLILPALKNGAVLCQMGTIGIEATEQLLQNIQAQRPDVVPVDAPVSGTKAPAEQGKILVLASGDRGRAAAVEPVFAAISKGAKWLGEAGAGSRMKLVANAWLVSMVQGLAESTRLAEQLGFSPDDFWQVLDGGPLAAPYVKGKLAMIAEGEYPAQMQLTWALKDARLALDAAGNQPLPGLKAIATQWQGAVDAGYGDKDLSVVYRYLQDGAKKA
- a CDS encoding AI-2E family transporter, whose amino-acid sequence is MEIRNVNRSQLCQAASYGLIFIALFAIFPLRLLPCFLAGFIVYETILALTPLVERLVKGQIARWISILFLSVVVILALVTGITKLIGFLLHDFQNPAAFHATATKLLEDAQRTLSPVIVRYLPSDIDELQNQVVTWLREHLVVVQTFGRTAAHTFATMLIGMLLGAIISLRNSSGQRPEAPLKQAMLDRLTTLAAAFHNVVFAQIKVSLVNTVLTCGFLFGILPLFGLHFPFAKTVVVLTFIAGLLPIIGNLISNTVIVLIGLSISLEAALIALIYLILIHKLEYFINARIFGSRISAKTWEILLAMLVFESAFGLAGVVAAPVYYAYLKAELRIAHLI
- a CDS encoding helix-turn-helix domain-containing protein, whose protein sequence is MSHDDFISDLVKWIDTHIEGKMDLDTVATRAGYSKWHLQRMFKQHTGYALGEYIRERRLKKSAERLARGGEPILDVAISFGFDSQQSFNRSFKRQFGQSPGAWRRQVQIAAHA
- a CDS encoding Rrf2 family transcriptional regulator; translation: MLDIRFPTALQMVLCIAKADREGLRCTSKILADGLKANPSFVRKMMVPLTRDGIIVSTLGRCGTTRLGRPAEEITLCDIYTSVIEDKPLMAGRPEVEPCCVVSANACWYFKQLAKEAEQASLDVLAKRTVADALHDILQRSEVSEPEPQRCAS